The Prevotella fusca JCM 17724 genome includes a window with the following:
- a CDS encoding tetratricopeptide repeat protein, translated as MNRNLLFLASSLFLLLTLTSCKAQDKQELSCVHQPDSAVIELNNKAVETYSRRSNSPDSVKKAISLLDSAIAKDADYQLAYANKAEFLKNQGEMALALETLNAYLKRNPTEPYTLLGAGLFYEKMGDRKEAMDYYKRAEENFKRRYEEDHKSAHEINRYVTIILIEGPEKAKAMYKAERNNLASNEEELKANDILMKHFVETPREQLLKDFVSN; from the coding sequence ATGAATCGTAATCTTCTTTTTTTAGCATCGTCACTGTTCCTGCTTCTCACGCTGACATCCTGCAAAGCACAGGACAAGCAGGAGCTTAGCTGCGTCCATCAACCTGACTCCGCAGTAATCGAATTAAACAACAAGGCGGTCGAAACGTATTCAAGACGGTCGAACTCACCGGATTCCGTGAAGAAGGCTATATCCCTGCTTGACAGTGCCATAGCAAAGGATGCTGATTACCAACTTGCCTACGCTAACAAGGCGGAGTTCCTCAAGAACCAGGGTGAGATGGCACTGGCGTTAGAGACGCTGAATGCTTATCTGAAACGTAATCCCACGGAACCTTACACGCTGCTTGGAGCGGGTCTGTTCTATGAGAAGATGGGGGACAGGAAGGAGGCTATGGACTATTATAAGCGTGCTGAAGAAAACTTCAAGAGACGCTACGAGGAGGACCATAAAAGTGCACACGAGATAAACCGCTATGTTACCATTATACTGATAGAAGGACCTGAGAAGGCAAAGGCAATGTACAAGGCTGAGAGAAACAATCTTGCTTCAAACGAAGAGGAACTCAAAGCGAATGATATTCTTATGAAGCATTTTGTTGAGACTCCACGTGAGCAGCTTCTCAAGGACTTCGTCTCGAATTAA
- a CDS encoding CPBP family intramembrane glutamic endopeptidase yields MNSKDIWRSVLYVILFVALFVLIQSISLVIGTQIVALLRGSEAVNGVNLSKDGECLAITAVISSLITFGLFVGMRWAPVSGNYLKTRPWGVLCWAALLGLGSILPMEFIFEKINLTMPSETEAMFESIMKVSWGYVALGVMVPIAEEVVFRGGIQRVLQNVLGERNHWIAIMVPALIFGAIHFNLAQGIHAFLIGLLLGWMYYRTGSILPGFVLHWVNNSVAYLMFNLMPHMNDGKLIDLFHGNDRMMYGGLFFSLCIFLPTLFQLGMRMKRAKEQR; encoded by the coding sequence ATGAATAGTAAAGACATCTGGAGGTCAGTCCTCTATGTAATCCTTTTTGTTGCGCTCTTCGTATTGATTCAGAGCATCTCCTTGGTTATCGGCACTCAGATTGTCGCCCTTCTCAGAGGGTCTGAGGCTGTCAACGGTGTAAATCTGAGCAAGGACGGAGAATGCCTTGCCATCACTGCCGTCATCAGCAGTCTGATAACCTTCGGCTTGTTCGTCGGGATGCGCTGGGCTCCCGTGTCAGGCAACTACTTGAAGACACGCCCTTGGGGTGTTCTCTGCTGGGCAGCACTCCTTGGTTTGGGTTCGATTCTGCCGATGGAATTCATCTTTGAGAAGATAAACCTCACTATGCCATCGGAAACGGAGGCAATGTTTGAAAGCATCATGAAAGTGTCCTGGGGCTATGTAGCCTTGGGTGTTATGGTACCGATAGCCGAGGAGGTGGTCTTCCGTGGCGGCATCCAGCGTGTCCTGCAGAATGTGTTGGGCGAACGTAATCACTGGATAGCCATAATGGTTCCGGCACTGATATTCGGTGCCATCCACTTCAATTTAGCCCAGGGCATACACGCTTTTCTGATTGGTCTGCTGCTGGGTTGGATGTATTACCGTACAGGCAGCATCCTTCCGGGCTTCGTTCTCCACTGGGTGAACAACAGCGTGGCTTATCTTATGTTCAATCTAATGCCTCACATGAACGACGGTAAGCTCATCGACCTCTTCCATGGCAACGACCGTATGATGTACGGCGGTCTGTTCTTCTCGCTCTGTATCTTTCTCCCTACCCTCTTCCAGCTGGGGATGAGGATGAAGCGGGCAAAGGAGCAAAGGTAA
- the ribF gene encoding riboflavin biosynthesis protein RibF yields the protein MNIIYIKEGEEQGLPEQVATIGFFDGVHRGHQFLIGRVRDEAERSGMASAVITFDLHPRQVLQAGYQPQLLSTLDGKLLLLSKTRVDNIIVLHFDESLAALPAREFMKEVLYRQLNVKKLIIGYDNRFGHNRSEGFEHYVQYGRELGIEVILADAFLPDDEKVSSSVIRNHIQQGEIEAANRLLGYDYTIESTIVNGCQNGRRMGFPTANLDVNGCRQLLPAAGVYAVTVRLKDSVGWKRGMMNIGKRPTFNGTTTSMEVNLFNFTGNLYGQELLVSFISKIRDERRFDSLDALSAQLMQDRDSVNRLFDEAYNIQDSIINNP from the coding sequence TTGAACATTATATATATAAAAGAGGGAGAGGAGCAGGGATTGCCAGAACAGGTGGCAACCATCGGCTTTTTTGATGGCGTGCACCGTGGACATCAGTTCCTGATTGGTCGGGTCAGGGATGAGGCTGAGCGGTCAGGGATGGCATCGGCAGTCATCACCTTCGACCTACATCCACGCCAGGTGCTGCAGGCTGGCTACCAGCCGCAACTGCTGTCGACGCTCGATGGGAAGCTGCTGTTACTCTCGAAGACACGTGTTGACAATATCATCGTGCTGCATTTCGATGAATCGCTGGCAGCACTGCCCGCACGTGAGTTCATGAAAGAAGTGTTGTACAGACAGCTGAACGTGAAGAAACTCATCATCGGTTACGACAACCGCTTCGGACATAACCGTTCGGAGGGATTTGAGCATTATGTGCAGTACGGACGTGAGCTGGGTATTGAGGTCATTCTGGCTGATGCCTTTCTCCCCGATGACGAAAAAGTCAGCTCTTCGGTCATCAGAAACCACATACAGCAAGGGGAGATAGAGGCTGCCAACCGCCTCTTAGGCTATGATTATACGATTGAGAGCACCATTGTGAACGGCTGCCAGAACGGGCGCAGGATGGGTTTCCCGACCGCCAATCTTGATGTCAATGGTTGTCGGCAGCTGCTTCCCGCAGCGGGTGTCTATGCCGTTACGGTGCGTCTGAAAGATTCTGTCGGCTGGAAGCGGGGCATGATGAACATCGGCAAACGCCCGACGTTCAACGGCACGACGACGTCAATGGAGGTAAACCTCTTTAACTTTACCGGCAATCTCTATGGGCAGGAACTGCTCGTCAGTTTCATCAGCAAGATAAGGGATGAGCGTCGTTTCGATTCGCTGGATGCCCTTTCCGCACAGCTGATGCAGGACCGTGACAGTGTCAACCGCCTGTTTGATGAGGCTTATAACATACAAGACAGTATTATAAACAACCCGTAA
- a CDS encoding helix-turn-helix domain-containing protein: MINGKSIKIARESRGLSQSKLSELLGVTQATLSRFEKGVLTVAPEFVSKIAQALNYPASFFEKDIRIAGETSLFYRKRASMTVKDLSILESKISILSKSIDEMLESINIPDLRIPSVEPTAENSPQEIAYKIRNYLGVPAGPIDNIVSLLEKNGVIVMFLDVDDMEKFDGLTMFTTNQAPVIWINSNISNDRKRFSIAHELGHLVMHLRSEDLEKPEKQKEIEANEFAGEFLMPESQCKEDFFNLKYKDLGMKKYYWKVSKAAIIYRAKELKCISDQTSKYLYVTLGRYGERKNESVQVPIDSPKIVNRMFELHISELNYSMDELSDIVGLMPDEINSELLSENKTVAIKPHKLMLNF, translated from the coding sequence ATGATTAACGGAAAAAGTATAAAAATTGCACGAGAAAGTCGTGGTCTTTCCCAAAGTAAGTTATCCGAATTATTGGGAGTTACCCAAGCTACTCTTTCGAGATTCGAAAAGGGTGTACTAACAGTTGCCCCAGAATTTGTCTCCAAAATAGCTCAGGCACTTAACTATCCGGCATCGTTTTTTGAAAAGGACATTCGTATTGCAGGCGAAACCAGTCTCTTTTACAGGAAAAGAGCGTCAATGACGGTAAAAGATCTTTCTATTCTTGAAAGCAAAATTAGTATTTTGAGCAAAAGTATAGACGAAATGTTGGAGTCAATAAATATTCCTGATTTGAGAATCCCCTCTGTTGAGCCTACAGCAGAAAATAGTCCACAAGAAATAGCTTATAAGATTAGGAATTATTTAGGCGTCCCAGCAGGGCCAATTGATAATATAGTTTCATTACTTGAAAAGAATGGTGTTATCGTAATGTTCTTGGATGTTGATGATATGGAAAAGTTTGATGGCCTAACAATGTTCACAACCAATCAGGCTCCTGTGATTTGGATAAATAGTAACATCTCCAATGATAGAAAACGGTTTAGCATTGCCCATGAATTAGGTCATCTTGTTATGCATCTACGTTCGGAGGACCTTGAGAAACCAGAAAAACAAAAAGAAATCGAAGCAAATGAATTTGCAGGAGAGTTTTTAATGCCAGAAAGCCAATGCAAAGAAGATTTCTTTAATCTGAAATACAAAGATTTAGGAATGAAGAAATATTACTGGAAGGTTTCGAAAGCTGCGATTATATATAGAGCTAAAGAGCTAAAATGCATTTCAGATCAAACATCAAAATACCTATATGTAACTCTTGGACGTTATGGAGAAAGAAAAAATGAGTCAGTTCAAGTTCCAATAGATAGCCCTAAGATTGTAAATAGGATGTTTGAGTTACATATTTCTGAGCTCAATTACTCAATGGATGAACTATCAGACATTGTTGGGTTAATGCCTGATGAGATTAATTCAGAACTGTTAAGTGAAAATAAGACTGTAGCAATAAAACCACACAAATTAATGCTTAATTTTTGA
- a CDS encoding helix-turn-helix domain-containing protein, translated as MKFTEKLKSLREANGFTQRQIASMLDIDVAVYNRYEKGERYMKRELLDKVATIYHISADELSKYWLAGQVYSLLYKEENAKEVINMVAEDIVEYGINKMVEE; from the coding sequence ATGAAATTTACAGAAAAGCTAAAAAGCCTTAGAGAAGCTAATGGGTTTACACAAAGACAAATAGCTTCTATGTTAGATATAGATGTAGCTGTTTATAATCGCTATGAAAAAGGAGAACGCTATATGAAGCGTGAGTTGCTAGATAAAGTGGCTACAATATATCATATATCTGCTGACGAATTAAGTAAGTATTGGCTCGCAGGACAAGTTTATTCACTTCTTTACAAAGAAGAAAATGCTAAGGAGGTCATAAACATGGTTGCTGAAGATATTGTAGAGTATGGAATAAATAAAATGGTGGAGGAATAA